In Deltaproteobacteria bacterium, a genomic segment contains:
- a CDS encoding gamma carbonic anhydrase family protein: MIYSLGERKVEIIGGDYFIADNAVVIGSVIIHNNVSIWFNAVLRGDHDPITILEDTNIQDGVVIHADEGVPATVGRGVTVGHQAMLHGCTIGDNSLVGINAVILNNAKIGKNCIIGANCLITQGKEIPDNSMVLGSPGKVAREVTEKEIEELKLSAEHYVKNFKRFKKDLRTEG, encoded by the coding sequence TTGATATACTCACTCGGAGAGCGAAAAGTCGAAATAATAGGCGGGGACTATTTCATCGCGGATAATGCCGTAGTCATAGGCTCCGTTATCATCCATAATAACGTAAGCATCTGGTTCAACGCGGTCCTGAGGGGAGACCACGACCCCATCACTATACTGGAGGACACGAATATTCAGGACGGTGTTGTCATACACGCCGACGAAGGCGTTCCCGCGACTGTTGGAAGGGGGGTCACGGTGGGGCACCAGGCCATGCTTCACGGATGCACTATCGGGGATAACAGCCTTGTCGGAATAAACGCCGTGATTTTGAATAACGCCAAGATCGGAAAAAACTGCATAATCGGCGCCAACTGCCTTATCACACAGGGTAAGGAAATCCCGGACAATTCGATGGTGCTCGGCTCTCCGGGCAAGGTGGCAAGGGAGGTCACGGAGAAGGAGATAGAAGAGCTTAAGTTATCAGCAGAGCACTATGTAAAGAACTTCAAACGGTTTAAAAAGGACTTACGCACAGAAGGTTAA
- the ispE gene encoding 4-(cytidine 5'-diphospho)-2-C-methyl-D-erythritol kinase — protein MRSITLLSPAKINLTLEVLGQRPDGYHEIRSLMQPVDLFDEVRVETIDTPGIEFTSSGIEIPSGAYNLASRAAEIYLKKAGLKSGVKIHIKKKIPTGAGLGGGSGNAAAVLTGMNRIFNALTEEDLFLLSPGLGADVAFFIRSATALVHGIGERITVLRDFPLFCYVVLCPNLEIATADIYRKWDELNKDTVMETGDGRDIAEDIERFKSGDGDFPLMNDLELPASALHPEIKAYKEILFSLGAKNVLMTGSGSAVFAVFGDEDEALQIYDYLKTTPTFRVYFTRGIKGWHRII, from the coding sequence ATGCGCTCCATAACACTGCTTTCGCCGGCAAAAATAAATTTAACCCTCGAGGTGCTCGGACAGAGGCCCGACGGATACCATGAGATAAGATCGTTAATGCAGCCTGTAGACCTGTTCGACGAGGTTCGCGTAGAGACGATCGATACCCCCGGAATCGAGTTCACGTCGAGCGGCATCGAAATCCCTTCAGGAGCCTATAATCTCGCCTCAAGAGCCGCGGAAATTTACCTGAAGAAAGCCGGTCTCAAATCAGGCGTAAAGATTCATATAAAGAAAAAGATTCCTACGGGAGCAGGCCTCGGAGGAGGCAGCGGCAACGCTGCCGCGGTGCTCACGGGAATGAACAGGATATTTAACGCGCTCACGGAGGAGGACTTATTCCTTCTCTCTCCCGGACTAGGGGCTGACGTAGCCTTTTTCATCCGCTCCGCAACCGCTCTAGTCCACGGTATCGGAGAAAGAATTACAGTGCTCAGGGACTTTCCTCTCTTCTGCTATGTGGTCCTCTGCCCGAACCTTGAGATAGCCACCGCGGATATCTACAGAAAATGGGACGAATTGAACAAAGATACCGTTATGGAAACGGGGGACGGGAGAGATATAGCTGAGGACATTGAGCGGTTCAAAAGCGGGGACGGCGATTTCCCTCTGATGAACGATCTGGAGCTCCCGGCATCTGCGCTCCATCCTGAGATAAAGGCCTACAAAGAGATACTCTTCTCCCTGGGAGCGAAGAACGTACTAATGACGGGAAGCGGCTCCGCTGTTTTCGCCGTGTTCGGAGACGAAGATGAGGCGCTTCAAATATACGATTACTTAAAAACGACCCCCACGTTCCGGGTTTATTTCACGAGGGGAATCAAAGGATGGCACAGAATAATTTAA